Proteins encoded together in one Telopea speciosissima isolate NSW1024214 ecotype Mountain lineage chromosome 4, Tspe_v1, whole genome shotgun sequence window:
- the LOC122658974 gene encoding protein WUSCHEL encodes MEPQQPNEDSSSGSNNKNNFLCRQSSTRWTPTTDQIRILKDLYYNNGIRSPSAEQIQRISARLRQYGKIEGKNVFYWFQNHKARERQKKRFTIGCGDSIHPNYTAINNPGICSPTSSPPGVLGMEQMANTAYGSFLMEKSFGDCSISSGGGDNGDGGYISNNLGWAGGVDPYSSMYTLYDKRNLINGGYFKDDGEQDKEGDQGVPVNGMETLPLFPMHGEDVAGFRSGNSNSGDFHHNTGRYGAYNDKVNTGCSRTSLELTLNSYRSSSMSPDSS; translated from the exons ATGGAACCTCAACAACCAAACGAAGATAGTAGCAGTGGCAGTAATAACAAAAACAACTTCCTTTGTAGGCAGAGTAGCACAAGGTGGACACCCACAACTGATCAAATCAGAATATTGAAGGACCTTTACTACAACAATGGAATCAGGTCTCCAAGTGCTGAACAGATACAGAGGATCTCAGCTCGTCTGAGACAGTACGGTAAGATAGAGGGCAAGAATGTTTTCTATTGGTTTCAAAACCACAAAGCTCGTGAAAGGCAGAAGAAGAGATTCACTATTGGGTGTGGGGATTCTATTCACCCCAATTACACAGCCATCAATAATCCTG GCATTTGTTCTCCTACATCTTCTCCACCTGGAGTTCTTGGTATGGAGCAGATGGCAAACACTGCGTATGGATCTTTTCTCATGGAGAAGAGCTTTGGG GACTGTTCCATATCTAGTGGTGGTGGAGACAATGGTGATGGTGGGTATATAAGCAACAACCTTGGATGGGCCGGCGGCGTGGATCCATATTCGTCAATGTACACTCTCTACGACAAGAGAAACTTGATCAATGGAGGTTACTTCAAAGATGATGGAGAGCAGGATAAAGAAGGAGATCAAGGAGTTCCTGTTAATGGTATGGAAACGCTTCCTCTCTTTCCCATGCATGGTGAAGACGTCGCCGGATTCCGTTCCGGCAATTCTAATTCCGGTGACTTTCACCACAACACTGGTCGATATGGAGCTTACAATGACAAAGTTAACACTGGCTGCTCTCGAACCTCGCTTGAGCTTACCCTCAATTCTTACCGTTCCTCCTCGATGTCGCCGGATTCTTCTTAA